From a region of the Globicephala melas chromosome 19, mGloMel1.2, whole genome shotgun sequence genome:
- the PSKH1 gene encoding serine/threonine-protein kinase H1 isoform X2, whose protein sequence is MGCGTSKVLPEPPKDVQLDLVKKVEPFSGTKSDVYKHFITEVDSVGPLKAGFPEASQGANPCPGAPTTGHTEPPSEPPRRARVAKYRAKFDPRVTAKYDIKALIGRGSFSRVVRVEHRATRQPYAIKMIETKYREGREVCESELRVLRRVRHANIIQLVEVFETQERVYMVMELATGGELFDRIIAKGSFTERDATRVLQMVLDGVRYLHALGITHRDLKPENLLYYHPGTDSKIIITDFGLASARKKGDDCLMKTTCGTPEYIAPEVLVRKPYTNSVDMWALGVIAYILLSGTMPFEDDNRTRLYRQILRGKYSYSGEVPPPTAWSQRVGYCLFWKSRHQDALAQCVQPGQGLH, encoded by the exons ATGGGCTGTGGGACAAGCAAGGTCCTTCCCGAGCCGCCCAAGGATGTCCAGCTGGATCTGGTCAAGAAGGTGGAGCCCTTCAGTGGCACTAAGAGCGATGTGTACAAGCACTTCATTACAGAGGTGGACAGTGTTGGCCCTCTGAAAGCTGGGTTCCCAGAAGCCAGTCAGGGTGCAAACCCCTGCCCTGGTGCCCCCACTACTGGCCACACAGAGCCTCCCTCAGAGCCACCACGCAGGGCCAGGGTGGCTAAGTACAGGGCCAAGTTCGACCCACGTGTGACAGCCAAGTACGACATCAAAGCCCTGATTGGCCGAGGCAGCTTCAGCCGAGTGGTGCGTGTGGAGCACCGGGCAACCCGGCAGCCATATGCCATTAAGATGATTGAGACCAAGTACCGGGAGGGGCGGGAGGTGTGTGAGTCGGAGCTGCGTGTGCTGCGCCGGGTGCGCCACGCCAACATCATCCAGCTGGTGGAGGTGTTTGAGACACAGGAGCGCGTGTACATGGTGATGGAGCTGGCCACTGGTGGAGAGCTCTTTGACCGCATCATCGCCAAGGGTTCTTTCACTGAGCGTGACGCCACTCGAGTGCTGCAGATGGTACTGGATGGCGTCCGGTATCTGCATGCACTGGGCATCACACATCGAGACCTCAAGCCTGAGAATCTGCTCTACTACCACCCAGGCACTGACTCCAAGATCATCATCACCGACTTTGGCCTGGCCAGTGCCCGCAAGAAGGGTGACGACTGCCTGATGAAGACCACCTGTGGCACACCCGAGTACATTGCCCCTGAGGTACTGGTCCGCAAGCCCTACACCAACTCAGTCGACATGTGGGCGCTGGGCGTCATCGCCTACATCCTGCTCAGTGGCACCATGCCCTTTGAGGATGACAACCGCACCCGGCTGTACCGGCAGATCCTCAGGGGCAAGTACAGTTACTCGGGGGAG GTCCCCCCACCCACAGCGTGGTCTCAGCGTGTTGGATACTGTCTGTTCTGGAAGTCCAGACACCAGGATG
- the LOC115856921 gene encoding small ribosomal subunit protein eS12-like, which translates to MAEEGIASEGVMDVNTALQEVLKTALIYDGLARGIREAAKALDKRQAHLCVLASNCDEPMYVKLVEALCAEHQINLIKVDDNKKLGEWVGLCKTDREGKPRKVVGCSCVVVKDYGKESQAKDIIEEYFKCKK; encoded by the coding sequence ATGGCCGAGGAAGGCATTGCTTCTGAGGGTGTAATGGACGTTAATACTGCTCTGCAAGAGGTGCTTAAGACCGCCCTCATCTACGATGGCCTAGCACGTGGAATTCGCGAAGCTGCCAAAGCCTTAGACAAGCGCCAAGCCCATCTCTGTGTGCTTGCGTCCAACTGTGATGAGCCTATGTATGTCAAGTTGGTGGAGGCCCTTTGTGCTGAGCACCAAATCAACCTGATTAAGGTTGATGACAACAAGAAACTAGGGGAATGGGTAGGCCTCTGTAAAACTGACAGAGAGGGAAAACCCCGTAAAGTGGTTGGCTGCAGCTGTGTGGTGGTTAAGGACTATGGCAAAGAGTCTCAGGCCAAGGATATCATCGAGGAGTACTTCAAATGCAAGAAATGA
- the NRN1L gene encoding neuritin-like protein — protein sequence MCCRFCHRWQPPCALGLLLLLLPPLVLVSPLAATTAVPGRCDTMYQGFAECLIRLGDGMGRGGELESVCRSWNDFHTCASRVLLGCPEEAAAVWESLQQEARRAPHPDNLHTLCGTPVRLQEHGAGPETNQETLRATAPAPTRVPEPPLLAAALALACLLGPLA from the exons ATGTGCTGCCGCTTCTGTCACCGCTGGCAACCGCCCTGTGCACTGgggctgttgctgctgctgctgccgccccttG tccttgTATCTCCCCTGGCAGCAACTACAGCGGTCCCAGGCCGCTGTGACACCATGTACCAGGGCTTTGCCGAGTGTCTCATCCGCTTGGGGGACGGCATGGGCCGCGGAGGTGAGCTGGAGAGCGTCTGCAG GTCTTGGAATGATTTCCACACCTGTGCCTCGCGAGTCCTGTTGGGCTGCCCTGAGGAGGCCGCCGCCGTGTGGGAGTCACTACAGCAAGAAGCTCGCCGGGCCCCACACCCAGATAATTTGCACACTCTGTGCGGCACCCCTGTACGCCTTCAGGAGCACGGGGCGGGCCCAGAGACCAACCAGGAGACGCTGCGGGCGACAGCGCCAGCACCCACTCGGGTCCCCGAGCCCCCTCTGCTGGCGGCTGCTTTGGCACTCGCCTGCCTCCTGGGTCCTCTGGCCTAG